The genomic region GCAAGAGATCCTTACATATTTCCGTGGGTCTGAACTTCAGAACTATTTTACGCGCATATTGGAGGATAACCTGAAGGTTCTACTTTTTACTTATCGTCCTTGTAATTCATGCAGGGCTTGTTAATACGTGTTTTCAACAAGCTCTTGATATCCAGCTTATAATCACTTTCCACGTGTGCTAAGAATTTTTTTGTAATGCATCTGAATAGTTTGACTATACACATATAGATAGTCTGAGATTATTCAAGTCTTGGGGTTGTCACCATATTGTAGTTACTGACATACCAAATACTCCTTACGTCCGAGTTTATTGGTCTGGATGCCCAGTTCTATAGGACCAAGGGACTCAGCCATCTTAATTGCATAGTCCTTTGATCTCTCCCCCAAGTCTGCATGTGGTCGCTCTCCTGCTTGCGTGCCCCAGTCAATAGCATGCATGCAGCAGCAGCCTATTTCTCTCCCCTAGCTTGCATGTGTATgcatgtccaatcatcacatggGACTAGCAACAGATCACCAGAGAAACACAGCGCTATAAAAGCAAATGGCCTAACAAATATGGACGCCGTATGGTGCGCCGGCCCTTCAATCCTGGACGGAGGAAGTACCTAGTACTCAGACATTTTTGAATAGGCTGTTCCAGTGTATGATTTTGCATCTGTCTTATGCTGTTGAACGCTTCTGATACTGTGCATTCTATCTCTGCCCCCCATATTCTATAGGCAATCATCAAGCCACAGTATGTCGACCATATTCCAAAAGCTGTTCAAGGAAATGTAGGGCAAGTACTTGAGCAGAAAGATGAGCGGGATATGAAAAATGAGCTGTGCGTTGACCTTGAATTGAACCAAGTTATTGACAGAAATGTAGGAGATCTGTCTGGTGGCGAGCTTCAGAGATTTGCAATAGCAGTTGTTGCTGTACAAAGTGCGGAAATTTACATGTTTGATGAGCCATCAAGTTATTTGGACGTTAAACAGAGGCTTAAGGCTGCCCGAGTCATTAGGTCTTTGCTTAGATCAAACAGGTAATGCATCATTTGTTATCCTAATTATCTTTTGGATCTTTTGACTAAAAGCTTCAAGAAATTTGTTATGAAGTGTTCTCTGATTTGTTTTCAGCTATGTCATTGTTGTCGAACATGACTTGAGTGTCTTAGATTACTTGTCCGACTTTATTTGCTGCTTATATGGGAAGCCAGGTGCTTACGGTGTAGTTACGTTACCATTTTCTGTCCGAGAAGGTATCAATATTTTCCTGGCTGGATTTGTTCCAACAGAAAACCTTCGGTTTCGAGATGAATCTCTTACATTTAAGGTAACATTGGCTCATAGGATTTGAAATACTTGTTCAGTTATGAAACCTTTGTCTTATTTTAGTATGGTCCTGTTAGATTGCGGAGACCCAGGAAAGCGCAGAGGAAGTTGCTACGTACCAGCGGTACAAGTACCCTACCATGAGCAAAACACAGGGAAATTTCAAGCTCTCTGTTGTTGAGGGTGAATTCACTGATTCTCAGATTGTTGTGATGCTTGGTGAGAACGGCACAGGGAAAACTACATTCATCAGAATGCTGGTACatctttctctctctcccctccctccgCCCTACTTCCCTCTCTCACCTTATTCTTATCTTGCAAACCTTGTAAGTAGTGCTAGTATTTGAAATGATATGAGAACCTTTGGCTCTTTAGTTTCTTACCATTACGGACACTGAGCTTGACACTATATAGAAAAAATCACGACTATCCATTTCAAGGTTGAAATTTCAACAAGTGCAGAATATGTCTAGTTTTTTCTTTGCCACTATTAAAACTTGTGTTAACTCCCTAGTAGTGTAGTACTCTGAAAGTCAACTAAGTACTACCGAATCAAGATTCCTATTGGATATTGTTAACACAATTTAGTTTGGTGGTGCTTCAAACCCAATGTATACAATTTAGTATGTTGCTGTTCTCAAGGGGTGCAGTATTttgcctaccccaacttgtttgggactaaaaggctttgttgttgctgtttgaaaatgtTCATCTAAGATGAATGCAGTTTACTCTTCTCTATAAAGCGGGGTGCAACATTTAATCTATTGATATCGGCTATTTAAAGGTGTGAATTTTACCTTAAGAAATCGAGGATACCCTGTCTTTCTGATGGTACTGTATTGTATACTTATGATTTTATAAGAAATTTACTGTTACATGGCTCAAATCATGTGAAGCTTATCTGGCTAAAATAGTACATGATGTAATTTACTGAATTgatgaagcagttgcatcatactTTCTTGTTGTGACTGGACAGGCCGGGTTGTTGAAGCCAGATACCATGGAAGGAACCGAGGTTGAAATTCCTGAATTCAATGTGTCCTACAAGCCTCAAAAGATCAGCCCAAAATTCCAGCATCCAGTGAGGCACTTGCTTCATTCGAAAATACGCGATTCATATACTCATCCTCAGTTTGTATCTGATGTTATGAAACCAC from Triticum aestivum cultivar Chinese Spring chromosome 4A, IWGSC CS RefSeq v2.1, whole genome shotgun sequence harbors:
- the LOC543065 gene encoding ABC transporter E family member 2; protein product: MADRLTRIAIVSEDKCKPKKCRQECKKSCPVVKTGKLCIEVSPVAKLAFISEELCIGCGICVKKCPFDAIEIINLPKDLEKDTTHRYGPNTFKLHRLPVPRPGQVLGLVGTNGIGKSTALKVLAGKLKPNLGRFKNPPDWQEILTYFRGSELQNYFTRILEDNLKAIIKPQYVDHIPKAVQGNVGQVLEQKDERDMKNELCVDLELNQVIDRNVGDLSGGELQRFAIAVVAVQSAEIYMFDEPSSYLDVKQRLKAARVIRSLLRSNSYVIVVEHDLSVLDYLSDFICCLYGKPGAYGVVTLPFSVREGINIFLAGFVPTENLRFRDESLTFKIAETQESAEEVATYQRYKYPTMSKTQGNFKLSVVEGEFTDSQIVVMLGENGTGKTTFIRMLAGLLKPDTMEGTEVEIPEFNVSYKPQKISPKFQHPVRHLLHSKIRDSYTHPQFVSDVMKPLQIEQLMDQEVINLSGGELQRVALCLCLGKPADIYLIDEPSAYLDSEQRIVASKVIKRFILHAKKTAFIVEHDFIMATYLADKVIVYEGLASIDCTANAPQSLVSGMNKFLSHLDITFRRDPTNYRPRINKLESTKDREQKNAGSYYYLDD